The genome window ATTGGGTTGGCTATAAATATGAAGTGTGCTGGtcatttggacctctctctTGCACTCCAAACACTTCATATTCATTCTTGGAGCTCTTGTTTCTCCTCTCTAACTCACTTTGCTTAAAGATTGCATTCCTGTGAGATTTGAGAGAATCTAGTGCATAAACTTGAGGGTTTAAGCATTTAGGCACTAGTGAatcttcaagcaagcatcatcggttttttactcttggaggttgccgcctcctagacggcttggaggttgtggcaccgttgagcccttcaaggagattgtgaaggagccgcgGTGGTGGTTGTAAAAGGTTTGAGCACACCTTGTCGGAGTGACAAAGTGCATCTCTAGTGGAAACGaggtttgagtagttcttgtcaattccggcttaagatcaagttgctcggagTGAGCCTTTTCTCTTGCGAGATTTgacacttgatagagaagcggattGTAGCTTGAACTCatctcaacgtggattaggggtgatcggcaaatcaccgataccacgggaaaaatcctttgtgttcTTTGAGCAATTCTCTTTATTGTtgatatatttatctttcaaGCATTTGTCTTAAGTAACTTATTCCTATAAATTGAATTGTTGCTTGTCCCTTAAATTTGCAAACCTTCTATATAGCTCTAGTTGTTCCACTTATTGCTTTTGTGATCATTAGTTTAAATTTCACAAGTTTTATTGATCGCATcgtaattagttttaaaactacctattcacccccactctagtcggtatccttgatcctacaaagGATGACACCAGTAATGCCAAtgttattaaaaaaagaagagaattgaCCTATGTTTATAAGAGAAACTGGGCCCAAAAATCATACAACTGGCAACTCCAAAACGACAATACGACCTCAACTCGACTAAACGATGCCCACACCAAATTACACAATAAGACAACAGACAAGTCCAACGCAACTCAACTCACGCGCTAACCAACTGAACAACTGCCTCACTCACAActtcggcgaagccctgctccCACACCACAACTCTATTGGCGAAGCCTTGCTCCCACGCCACACCTCTTTGACACATAAGTCGGCAGCGTGTCGCTTCGGAGGAGCGCATATTGGACCAAAACGTTGTCATGAAGCGCCAATCCAAAATGAAAAGTCGTTACGAAATGAGGATGTACGGGGTAGACCTACAGAAGAGAGTAGAGGCTTCTCGAAGCGACACCTTTAGAAAGGTAATGACATCAATGCCACCGTCGCTCATACGAACACCCGGACATGGTTTTCACCCAGAGAAGCAACTAGGGCAGAGGAGACATGATAATGTTGCCGCCAGGGAGGGAATGACGCCCGAGGGCGTCAAAGACATTGGCACCAGCAAGCTGGGTGGAGCTTTTGCTCGCGGCTCCCCACCCCGAAAACCTGCACAAAATGTGGAACGGGTAGCCCGCGCAAGGGCCAAGACCAAAGCAGCAGCAACGTAGCCTCCAAGCAGTCGTGTCGTCCCAAGGCCATCCCAGCGTCATGAAACTCCCTACGGGCCCAACCTGCAGAAGAGGAGGTCGGGCAAGGGGAAGAGCAACACAGAACACCAAAGGCCTAGGCTGACACGGATGAAAAGCTGAGGGAGCATGCGAATAGCAACAGAGGCAGCACGGCACACGGCGACCACCACGGCAGCACCACAGCACACGACGAGCACCACAGTAGCACAACAGCATAGCAGTAGAGGCACCACGGCACATGACGAGTACCACCGCCAGCACCGCAGCACATGGCGAGCGCAGCAAGCGAGCGCAGCACATGGCAGCACTGGCGCTGCACAGTGCTGGGCACGGACGGCGTGCAGTTGCAGCCCCAAGCCGCGCGTCATCGCCGAGGCTGAGCACCCGCACTGTGAGGTGCATGACGGTGTGGCCCCATGTGGGGGCGCCGCCTCGCCGCTGGGCTTGCCCACAACGAGAAGCAGAGATGGAGGATCGCGCATGGCGCGCAGAGGCCGCCGAACACGACGGCAACGGGGATGCCGCACCAGCCCAGCGGAGTGGCACCAACGAGCCGGCAATAGGCCTCAGAGAGCACGGACACGAGGACGTCGGTTCGACCCTCGAAGAACACCACGCCCATAGGGACCATGAACGTCCAGCCCCATGAGAAACCGCCGGAGGATGCCCCCACCGCGACGGCTATGCTTCAGGCCAAGGCGGACACATTTGACGCCACGGAGACGCACGGCTGCAGCCGACGCGGCAGCAGCAAGCACGACGTCGGCATGAGCTCACCAGGGTGACGCCGCCACAACACCCACCATCGGCGTTGTTGCTGTCATACTTTGGCAGGAACCGCAACAACGAGCTCAGAGCCGAAAACGCAATGCCCCCAAGCTCGGATCCAGACTAAAGCCATCCAGATTTGGGCCGCCCGAGCAgaccctggccactaccggtcGGAACTATGGCCGCCGCGCCAAAAAGGCACCAAAAACCACCTAAAAAGGGAAGGTGAGGGGAGGGAAGAGAAGGGGGAGGGaaaagggagggaggggaggccggcggcggcggcagcaaaTGAGGCTCGGTCGGTGGCAGGGTCAAACTTTTCTGCCTGCTGACATGTCCAACATTTCACATGTGATTTGTTGGGAcaagtatatatttgaattgtaaGGATAGTATATTTggaatattgattttttttaaataaaagatataataaaaaataatatgtaacaTACACTTCTCAAATGTATAGCTTGGCAGACGGAAGTACATCTTTATTGACGATTCATCACAAAATTAAGGAACAACAGTGCGCGCTCGCACAAATTAAATACACACTTCTCCTGCGAGAAATATTGAAAACGCAGTGCAGAGTCACACAATGTCAATCGGCAAGCAGAAACGGTAGATTGGAGATGGTGCATCATGGGGGGACTTGGAAGTCGAGTAGTTCAGGCAGCGGGCTTCATCTCTAGCTTGATGGCCGCGACCAGCTGGTTGAAAGCCTCGGCCCAGGCGTTCTTCAACGCCGGGCTCCACATGTCAGCCGGTACCGCCTCCTTTATCGTCTCAAGCAGTGCGAACCTCGTCACCTGTTTGTGATCAGGACACGATTAGATTAAGCACGTTTTTATGTTGACTCCACCAATCCAGAAAGCTTCCCTTCGCCGCCTTTCCATGCCGGAAAGGTCAACGGAGTGGCTGGTGACTTGCCTCGAAGTGGCCGTCTGCGACGCCGTACTTGAAGTGCGTGGCGCCCAGCCTCTTTAGGGTGGTGTCTCTCACGGTGATCTTCCCGGCCTTCCGaagctgcgccgccgcctcgcaCGTCTGCACCATTGATCGCGGCACGCAACACATTCTTGTCAGTCGTCAGGCCCTGACGTTTAAATTTCCACACCCTATCGGGTGTTGCCGGTCAGGCGTCACATCGGTTTTGGCCTGTATAACTTACCATGACAAAGACGGACATGGCGTGGGTCTTGAGCTTCGGGTTCTTCTCGATCGGCACGTCGGAGTCGCGCAGGAACGAGAACATCTGCTTCGCCGACGGCGCGATCTCAAAGATCCTGCAGGACGGAAGAGAGCCGGTGCCAATCAGGATGCGCACAGCATATCAACGTAGTGCAACAGTCAGTGCCACGCATTGATCCCTACGAGCACCAGGGTAGGTTAATCGACGCTACGTACTTCAAGAAGAAGCGGAGGCCGAGGTTGGCGGAGTCCTTCTTCATGATGGCCCACGACTTGAGCACCAGCGCCTCCTGCTCCTCGCCGAAGCTGACCGCGCCGTTCCCCTCCGCGAGCGCCATGCCTTCCTGTTTGATTTGGCCTTTGGAGTGAGCGTTGGACACTAGTGGATCGGTACACGTATCGAGCTGTAGCCACTGAAATTGGCTGTGATTCGGACGAAACTGGAGCAGAGGCTTATATAGGTCGATCGGGCCAGGCCGGGGTTGGCCCTTGGGGTTCCTGACGAGCCGAGATGCATGTACGCAGTGGCCATGTTGTGGTGCTCCTCTGATAGTGGTATGCAATTACGCATACAGCACGGAGTCGGGGACGGCGGATGGGACTGGACTCAAGGCGAAAACCGTGTGCCGCGGCGACGAAGCGAGGCTGGGTTGGGGTGCAAGCGCAGCCGCAGCGCTCGAGCGTCAATAAcgtgggcggctgggcgcgcgGAAAACAGCGGCGGGTTTAAAAATTCCAAGTCAAATGCTCGTTCTGTCCTTTCGTGTTCGCCAAAGGCCAGGCCAGATGGCCAATTGCGGGACGTTCCACAAACATGGGCAAAGTGCCCGGCCTTTTTTTGGGCCAGTTATCGGACTCCGATTGGACAGGTCTGGACGGGCCTAACTTTGTAGTACCTCTAAGTCAGTAATGTTAGTTGCAGCTCCCAGTGGAAGTCTCATTGGTCAGGTATGGACTTCTCAATGCCATGGTACTCTAAGAAGGCCCCGGTCCTGTTTGCAACGTGGAAATG of Phragmites australis chromosome 3, lpPhrAust1.1, whole genome shotgun sequence contains these proteins:
- the LOC133910948 gene encoding non-symbiotic hemoglobin 2, coding for MALAEGNGAVSFGEEQEALVLKSWAIMKKDSANLGLRFFLKIFEIAPSAKQMFSFLRDSDVPIEKNPKLKTHAMSVFVMTCEAAAQLRKAGKITVRDTTLKRLGATHFKYGVADGHFEVTRFALLETIKEAVPADMWSPALKNAWAEAFNQLVAAIKLEMKPAA